The following are from one region of the Salvia splendens isolate huo1 chromosome 2, SspV2, whole genome shotgun sequence genome:
- the LOC121785734 gene encoding trihelix transcription factor DF1-like, which translates to MIGVSGIIGTTTDGSKAENNQESGGASGGSSEVGAGGGVDENERIGGGGNRWPRQETVALLKIRSDMDVTFRDASLKGPLWEEVSRKMAELGFQRSAKKCKEKFENVFKYHKRTKDGRASKQDAKAYRFFDQLEALENTSPNNHHFSTPPPPPPSAASTPMPSHVTVPSASPTPLSVVPPQNISIVNPINSSSASQFQLPMWNSMSSSTSSDEDIQQRRGRKRKWKDYLEKMMAEVVQKQEDLQKKFLEALEKRERDRIAREEAWRVQEMARLNRERDLLIQERSSAAAKDAAVISFLKKVSGQTDLQIPTTPPPPPPPPQQPQPTLDITLHRDHNGGGGGDDYISASSSRWPKAEVEALIKLRKDLEVKYQESGPKGPLWEEISKAMSNIGYNRSSKRCKEKWENINKYFKKVKESNKKRPEDSKTCPYFNQLDAMYKERAKSLVPSFNLGPLMAQPEQQWPQQQQMPDSERDNDNNGEDENEGEDDEDEAGDYEMVATKQPPSVTNAVEGG; encoded by the exons ATGATTGGGGTTTCAGGTATCATCGGAACCACCACCGACGGATCCAAGGCAGAGAATAATCAGGAGAGCGGCGGAGCTAGCGGAGGCAGCAGCGAGGTCGGGGCAGGAGGCGGAGTGGATGAAAATGAGAGAATTGGCGGCGGCGGAAACCGGTGGCCGAGGCAGGAGACGGTGGCGCTGCTGAAAATTCGGTCTGACATGGATGTTACCTTTCGCGATGCAAGCCTTAAAGGGCCATTATGGGAGGAAGTTTCCAG AAAAATGGCGGAGCTTGGGTTTCAACGAAGCGCTAAAAAATGCAAAGAGAAATTCGAAAACGTCTTCAAATACCACAAGAGGACCAAAGATGGCCGCGCATCCAAACAAGACGCGAAGGCGTATCGATTCTTCGACCAATTAGAAGCTCTCGAAAACACCTCTCCGAATAACCACCATTTCAgcactccgccgccgccgcctccctcCGCCGCGTCCACACCAATGCCGTCTCACGTCACTGTTCCATCGGCGAGTCCGACGCCGCTAAGCGTGGTGCCTCCACAGAATATATCCATCGTTAATCCGATCAATTCTTCGTCTGCTTCTCAATTTCAACTGCCGATGTGGAATTCGATGTCGTCGTCGACTTCCTCCGACGAGGACATACAGCAGCGGAGGGGGCGGAAGAGGAAGTGGAAGGACTACTTAGAGAAGATGATGGCGGAAGTAGTGCAGAAGCAGGAGGATCTGCAGAAGAAGTTTCTAGAAGCTCTGGAGAAACGAGAGCGCGACCGCATCGCTCGTGAGGAGGCATGGCGAGTGCAGGAAATGGCAAGGCTGAATCGCGAGCGCGATCTCCTCATCCAGGAGAGATCTTCCGCCGCCGCTAAAGACGCCGCCGTCATCTCCTTCCTGAAGAAAGTCTCCGGCCAAACCGATCTCCAGATCCCTACCACTCCGCCCcctccacctccgccgccgcagcAGCCCCAGCCAACATTAGACATCACGCTGCATAGAGATCAtaacggcggcggcggcggagatgaTTACATCTCCGCGAGCTCGTCGCGGTGGCCGAAGGCGGAGGTGGAAGCGCTGATCAAGCTGCGGAAGGATCTAGAAGTGAAGTACCAAGAGAGCGGGCCGAAGGGCCCGCTGTGGGAGGAGATTTCGAAGGCGATGAGCAACATAGGCTACAACCGAAGCTCGAAACGATGCAAGGAGAAATGGGAGAATATCAACAAATACTTCAAAAAGGTAAAAGAGAGCAACAAGAAGCGGCCCGAGGACTCCAAGACATGCCCATATTTCAACCAGCTCGACGCCATGTACAAGGAGCGGGCCAAGAGCCTCGTCCCTTCATTCAACCTCGGGCCCTTAATGGCCCAGCCCGAACAACAGTGGCCTCAGCAGCAACAAATGCCTGACAGCGAACGAGATAACGACAACAACggtgaagatgaaaatgaaggtgaagatGATGAAGACGAAGCAGGCGATTACGAAATGGTGGCGACGAAGCAGCCGCCTTCGGTGACGAACGCAGTGGAAGGAggctag
- the LOC121785744 gene encoding tubby-like F-box protein 8, whose translation MSFRSLARDLRDSIGSLSKRSFDLRLHAHHRGKSHGAVHELHDQPEVIQTSCWAGLPPELLRDVIKRLEESESTWPARKHMVACGAVCQSWREMCKEIVQCPEFCGKLTFPISLKQPGFRDGSIQCFIKRDKSKFTYQLFLCLSPTLLVENGKFLLSAKRVRRTTCTEYVISMDADSISRSSSSYIGKVRSNFLGTKFIIYDTQPPHNNSNISPPGRTSRRFYSKKVSPKVPSGSYSIAQVSYELNVLGTRGPRRMHCAMHTIPISSLEPGGSVPGQSELLPRSLEDSFRSISLSKSIASSTEFSSARFSDMAVPHEGEDGGKDRPLVLKNKAPRWHEQLQCWCLNFRGRVTVASVKNFQLIAATQGGGATPSQPNQSDHDKIILQFGKVGKDMFTMDYRYPLSAFQAFAICLSSFDTKLACE comes from the exons ATGTCGTTCCGTAGCCTAGCTCGTGACTTAAGGGACAGTATAGGAAGCTTGTCGAAACGAAGTTTTGATTTGAGGCTGCACGCTCACCACCGTGGAAAGTCTCATGGTGCTGTCCATGAATTGCACGACCAGCCTGAAGTTATTCAGACCAGTTGTTGGGCTGGTCTTCCACCTGAATTACTCCGTGATGTGATCAAAAGATTGGAAGAGAGTGAAAGTACATGGCCTGCCCGAAAACACATGGTGGCATGTGGAGCTGTTTGCCAGTCATGGAGGGAGATGTGCAAAGAAATTGTTCAATGCCCTGAATTTTGTGGAAAATTAACCTTTCCAATATCCCTCAAGCAG CCAGGGTTTCGAGATGGAAGCATTCAGTGTTTCATAAAGAGAGACAAGTCTAAGTTTACTTACCAATTATTTCTGTGCCTTAGTCCTA CTTTGCTTGTCGAGAATGGTAAATTTCTTCTTTCTGCAAAACGGGTTCGCCGAACGACTTGTACAGAGTATGTGATCTCAATGGATGCTGATAGCATATCAAGGTCGAGCAGCAGTTATATTGGCAAAGTGAG GTCCAATTTTCTTGGAACCAAGTTCATAATTTATGACACTCAGCCGCCACACAACAACTCCAACATCTCCCCACCTGGTCGTACCAGCCGCAGGTTCTACTCGAAAAAAGTTTCGCCAAAAGTCCCCAGTGGAAGTTACAGCATTGCACAGGTATCATATGAGCTTAATGTGCTTGGCACAAGGGGTCCTCGTAGGATGCACTGCGCCATGCACACAATCCCCATTTCTTCACTCGAGCCCGGCGGTTCTGTCCCTGGTCAATCCGAGCTGCTTCCCCGGTCTCTCGAAGACTCTTTCAGGAGTATCTCCTTATCTAAATCGATAGCTAGCTCAACAGAGTTCAGCAGTGCCAGATTTTCAGACATGGCCGTCCCACACGAGGGAGAAGATGGTGGAAAGGATAGACCTTTAGTTCTTAAAAATAAGGCTCCGAGGTGGCACGAACAGCTGCAGTGTTGGTGCCTCAACTTCAGAGGAAGGGTAACGGTCGCATCGGTCAAGAATTTCCAGCTCATCGCCGCAACCCAGGGAGGAGGAGCGACGCCGTCCCAACCAAACCAGTCCGATCATGACAAGATCATACTGCAGTTTGGCAAGGTTGGTAAAGATATGTTCACAATGGATTACCGATATCCTTTGTCAGCATTTCAAGCCTTCGCCATATGTTTGAGCAGTTTCGACACGAAATTGGCATGTGAATAG
- the LOC121772213 gene encoding uncharacterized protein LOC121772213: protein MVLWHPPDAPWVKLNTDGAFSTSTLEAGDGGLVRGSDGGLLWAFCSPIAASSSFEAELLALIQGLEMAMELSTHIWIELDSGALVTLLSSGQLGSADLRHHMALIRSMTAQRHVRFSHIYREGNRAADSLAGRGPRPLPSRTTIQSLRLGT from the coding sequence ATGGTCCTCTGGCATCCCCCTGATgccccttgggtgaagctgaataCTGACGGTGCCTTCTCTACATCGACACTGGAGGCGGGGGATGGAGGATTGGTTCGAGGTTCTGATGGAGGCCTTCTGTGGGCCTTCTGCTCCCCGATTGCtgcatcatcgagctttgagGCGGAGCTTTTGGCTCTGATTCAAGGTTTGGAGATGGCTATGGAGCTCTCGACTCACATTTGGATAGAGCTAGACTCAGGGGCTCTGGTTACCTTGTTGTCATCTGGACAGCTTGGATCTGCGGATCTtagacatcacatggctttgatccggagtATGACAGCTCAACGGCATGTTCgattctcacacatctacagagaaggGAACCGGGCTGCCGACTCTCTGGCAGGTAGGGGGCCCAGACCCCTACCCTCACGTACTACGATCCAATCTCTGCGCCTCGGTACCTGA